In a genomic window of uncultured Sphaerochaeta sp.:
- a CDS encoding family 1 encapsulin nanocompartment shell protein, with protein MDMFKRELAPLSADAWAEIENRAKEVLLSRLTARKVVDVEGPKGLDFTVISEGRLTLVDDGDVKAGTYNALPLTEARIRFSLNKWELDNLARGAKDIDFDTLDAALEKLALFEEQAIYNGYAKGNIKGLKESSAHKALSFGKEANEILTSLAEGILLLKKSYIHGPYTLVVGKEAWLKLNQATMGMSLLERVEHMLGSKVILATSIDGAILVPFNNENLELTIGQDFALGYETHDTKEVILFATESFTFRVLEPKAIVVFK; from the coding sequence ATGGATATGTTCAAACGCGAATTGGCCCCACTCTCTGCAGATGCATGGGCAGAAATTGAAAACCGGGCAAAAGAAGTCTTGCTCTCTCGTCTTACCGCCCGCAAGGTCGTTGATGTGGAAGGTCCGAAGGGCCTGGACTTCACCGTGATCAGTGAAGGACGCCTGACGTTGGTTGATGACGGAGACGTAAAAGCCGGCACCTACAATGCACTTCCTCTTACTGAAGCAAGAATCCGCTTCTCCCTCAACAAGTGGGAACTTGACAACCTTGCACGTGGTGCCAAGGACATTGACTTTGACACGCTCGATGCCGCTCTGGAAAAACTTGCTCTCTTTGAGGAACAGGCTATCTACAACGGCTATGCAAAGGGCAACATCAAGGGCTTGAAAGAGAGCTCTGCACACAAAGCCCTCTCCTTCGGCAAGGAAGCCAATGAGATCCTCACCTCCCTTGCAGAAGGCATTCTTCTCTTGAAGAAGAGCTACATCCACGGGCCTTACACCCTGGTGGTAGGCAAGGAAGCATGGCTGAAACTCAATCAAGCTACCATGGGCATGAGTCTCTTGGAACGTGTTGAGCATATGCTCGGAAGCAAGGTCATCCTCGCTACCAGCATTGATGGTGCCATCTTGGTTCCCTTCAACAATGAGAACCTTGAGCTGACCATCGGGCAGGACTTCGCCCTGGGCTATGAGACCCATGACACCAAGGAAGTCATCCTCTTCGCCACTGAATCCTTCACCTTCAGGGTGTTGGAACCCAAGGCGATTGTCGTGTTCAAGTAA